The following DNA comes from Candidatus Nitrosotalea okcheonensis.
ATGACATGTGACCGAAAAACAGCTCAAAAATTTATCATGGTTTTTTCAAAAGATATTTAACGTCTAGGATGGCATTGCAGAACGTGATTACATACATTCTTGCAACATGTATACCTGGAAATGAAAAAGAAGTCATACAAAAAATAAAGGAATTGCCAAACATAGTCGAGGTGAATGGAATAATGGGCAAATATGATATTTTTGTCAAGATTCAAGCATCTGATGTAACAAAGGTTGATTCAACAATAGGCAAGGTAAGAAGTGTTCCGCATGTTACTAGTACCGTATCAATATCTGCGATTTATGGTCAGGGCGGAACAATAGACTATGAAAAGTAGTTCAAATCTTAATTCTTAATTTTGTGACTAGATACTGGCAAAGATTATCTATAATGGTCACTTAATTATTACATGGTGAAAGTGGTTGAAGTTACAGACTCGGAAAGAATTGACAGAGTCCCTGATAAGACAGTCGTATTATTATCCGGTGGAAAATTTTTGGAACGTGGCCATGTAGTGCAAAATATTGCATTAAATCTATA
Coding sequences within:
- a CDS encoding Lrp/AsnC ligand binding domain-containing protein, which codes for MALQNVITYILATCIPGNEKEVIQKIKELPNIVEVNGIMGKYDIFVKIQASDVTKVDSTIGKVRSVPHVTSTVSISAIYGQGGTIDYEK